From one Peredibacter starrii genomic stretch:
- a CDS encoding autotransporter assembly complex protein TamA, producing the protein MKLTETEELLVCGDPKSESYKVIPPYQASYFFTAFLQSRGFLKPQFETIDGVLHVDTGPIRRMKKIHVETENKKERHVVKKELHRRYNKEILNPNLLDALEKRSKKIVGDRGYPCADPKVMADAELQKVRITLNEGVAYPFGEVDKEEIKGLDENALDRYYPYKEKDTFSDQLLKLNEKRLLRAEVMQGTYYLNNCSPDMKDFKLSQYFILGPPRTIRFGVGASTELGPMARLRWSNNRYKSMASILALNAQASVRSQSLNGTADLFFWKNRPRRSLFTVVELSRQSQIDYEQSLLSFRPHMKWTYDSPRYLQTYTLGPTYEASTYHAQVDPNTKTYSAVNINGSSQLMSHSYEFFDIHPQEGSVFGFNFDFRHPSLGFTDPLLMLYGTYSEMKELGFVGKGAIIGAYRFNAGTTWVSDDVTLKSLPPSVKFYGGGSDDVRGFLLNTLPDNDGLGALTKLELKLEARKTYFVIESLEAFGFIDSAYFGAKSWDIDPRLWYSPGVGLRWLTKLGLVQGYVARGYVTNPYIDKGNFYYAGIGGTF; encoded by the coding sequence GTGAAACTCACCGAAACGGAAGAGCTTCTCGTTTGTGGTGATCCTAAAAGCGAAAGCTATAAAGTGATTCCTCCTTATCAGGCGAGCTACTTCTTTACGGCATTCCTGCAATCCCGTGGTTTCTTAAAACCTCAATTTGAAACCATTGATGGTGTTTTGCACGTCGACACAGGTCCTATAAGACGGATGAAGAAAATTCATGTTGAGACAGAAAATAAAAAAGAAAGGCATGTGGTCAAAAAGGAACTTCACCGCCGCTATAATAAAGAAATTTTAAATCCCAATCTACTAGATGCTCTCGAAAAAAGATCAAAGAAAATTGTGGGCGATAGAGGCTATCCCTGTGCAGATCCCAAGGTCATGGCAGATGCAGAACTCCAAAAAGTCCGAATCACTTTAAATGAAGGAGTGGCCTATCCATTCGGTGAAGTTGATAAAGAAGAGATAAAGGGCCTGGATGAAAATGCGCTAGACCGATACTATCCCTATAAGGAGAAGGACACTTTTAGTGATCAACTCTTAAAGCTCAATGAGAAGCGTCTTCTACGTGCGGAAGTCATGCAGGGAACTTACTATCTGAATAACTGTTCTCCGGACATGAAAGATTTTAAGCTGTCTCAATACTTCATTCTGGGCCCACCTCGCACCATTCGCTTTGGAGTTGGAGCGAGTACCGAACTGGGTCCAATGGCGAGGCTTCGTTGGTCAAATAACCGTTACAAATCGATGGCCTCCATTCTGGCATTAAATGCTCAGGCCTCCGTCAGGTCTCAATCCTTAAATGGAACCGCAGATTTATTTTTCTGGAAAAATAGACCTAGAAGATCTCTTTTCACCGTTGTGGAATTAAGTCGTCAGTCTCAGATTGATTACGAACAATCGCTGTTGAGTTTTAGACCTCATATGAAATGGACCTATGATTCTCCCAGATATCTTCAGACCTATACTCTAGGTCCCACTTATGAAGCGAGTACTTATCACGCTCAAGTGGATCCAAATACGAAGACCTATTCTGCGGTAAACATCAATGGCAGTAGCCAGCTCATGTCTCATTCCTATGAATTTTTTGATATTCATCCTCAAGAAGGAAGTGTCTTTGGATTCAACTTTGATTTTCGCCATCCTTCGCTTGGATTTACTGATCCACTCCTGATGCTTTACGGAACTTACTCTGAAATGAAAGAGCTGGGCTTCGTGGGGAAGGGGGCCATTATTGGCGCCTATCGCTTCAATGCTGGTACGACTTGGGTCTCGGATGATGTGACGTTAAAGAGCTTACCACCTTCGGTTAAGTTTTATGGAGGAGGAAGTGATGATGTTCGAGGCTTTCTCCTTAATACCTTGCCGGATAATGATGGACTTGGAGCTTTAACCAAGCTTGAGCTCAAACTAGAGGCGAGAAAGACTTATTTTGTAATTGAGTCCCTAGAGGCCTTCGGGTTCATCGACAGTGCTTATTTCGGTGCGAAGTCCTGGGACATTGATCCGAGACTGTGGTACTCGCCGGGTGTTGGTCTACGCTGGTTAACTAAGCTTGGACTTGTTCAAGGTTATGTGGCCCGCGGGTATGTAACGAATCCTTATATCGACAAAGGAAATTTTTATTACGCCGGGATTGGAGGAACTTTCTGA
- a CDS encoding sugar O-acetyltransferase, with amino-acid sequence MNEKEKMLSGDLYWAGDEELVKDRERCKAALKEENTRRLIPNAPESLYIQFPFYCDYGYNIDCGENVFINANCVFLDVAKITIGSHVLFGPAVQIYTASHPLDYMTRRKLEFAKPISIGDDSWIGGGAILMPGVSIGNRCVIGAGAIVTKDIPDDSLAVGNPAKVIKKLI; translated from the coding sequence ATGAATGAAAAAGAAAAAATGCTTTCCGGTGATCTTTATTGGGCCGGAGATGAAGAACTTGTAAAAGATCGTGAGCGCTGTAAAGCGGCCCTCAAAGAGGAAAATACGAGAAGGCTTATTCCAAATGCACCAGAGAGTCTTTACATCCAATTTCCCTTTTATTGCGACTATGGTTACAACATCGACTGTGGTGAGAATGTCTTCATTAATGCTAATTGCGTTTTTTTAGACGTGGCCAAGATCACGATTGGTTCACATGTACTTTTTGGACCGGCCGTTCAAATCTACACTGCTTCCCATCCACTGGATTATATGACCAGGAGAAAACTGGAATTCGCCAAACCAATTTCAATTGGCGACGACTCCTGGATCGGTGGGGGTGCCATCCTAATGCCAGGTGTGAGCATCGGTAATAGATGTGTCATCGGTGCAGGAGCGATTGTCACCAAAGACATACCGGATGATTCACTTGCTGTCGGTAATCCGGCAAAGGTCATCAAGAAACTAATTTAA
- a CDS encoding bestrophin-like domain — translation METNQYTPLYIFLLSFFVLVVVSYFAYGFGKKMKLKGKIKTSPIITPSVLGLLSLILSFSFSMSISRYEERRKLVIQEANAIQTAYLRATILKPVPGIDVRKLYRDYLNTRIKFYEAQDLDKEIKYSVEEQKDLWTHYKKVTEKDRSAVETLYAYALNPMLDIATTRNYTLMRTLPIQIYALTLLIAIVAFTSLNFDRGFKHEENHWSTGVTIALFCVIFTFVYDIDHSRDGMITISQDAMYDIRDFINSYN, via the coding sequence ATGGAAACGAACCAGTATACTCCCCTTTATATCTTCCTACTTTCGTTTTTCGTTTTAGTTGTCGTCTCTTACTTCGCCTATGGTTTCGGAAAGAAGATGAAACTCAAAGGCAAAATTAAAACCTCTCCCATCATTACACCAAGTGTACTGGGTCTACTTTCCCTGATTCTGAGCTTTTCATTCTCCATGTCTATTTCACGTTATGAGGAAAGAAGAAAACTCGTGATTCAAGAGGCCAATGCCATTCAAACCGCCTATCTCAGAGCGACAATCTTAAAACCAGTTCCTGGTATTGATGTGAGAAAACTTTATCGCGATTATCTCAACACTCGAATCAAGTTTTATGAGGCCCAAGACCTCGATAAAGAAATTAAGTACTCCGTAGAAGAGCAAAAGGATCTTTGGACTCACTATAAGAAAGTGACTGAGAAAGACAGATCAGCAGTGGAGACTCTTTACGCTTATGCTCTTAATCCCATGCTTGATATAGCGACCACACGGAATTATACCCTAATGAGGACGCTACCCATTCAGATATACGCTCTCACACTCTTAATCGCCATTGTGGCCTTCACATCACTTAACTTTGACCGAGGTTTTAAGCACGAAGAGAATCACTGGAGCACAGGAGTAACCATTGCTCTATTCTGTGTCATTTTTACTTTCGTGTATGACATCGATCATTCCCGGGATGGCATGATTACGATTAGTCAGGATGCGATGTATGACATTAGGGACTTTATCAATAGCTACAACTAG
- the uvrA gene encoding excinuclease ABC subunit UvrA encodes MQELKDQGFVRVRGARENNLKNIDVDIPRDALVVFTGVSGSGKSSLAFGTLYAEAQRRYLESVSPYARRLFNQMSEPDVDEIDGLPPAVALQQQRGTPSTRSSVGSVTSLSNLLRLLYSRAGTYPPKQTIIYAEGFSPNTPEGACPVCHGLGKIYDATEKSMVLDDSLSIREKAIAAWPTAWGGQNLRDILVTLGFDIDVPWKKLSKKDRDWILFTDETPSVPVYAGFNAKEVKVALRSKMEPSYYGNFVSAKNYVLNTFATTQSQLMKKRVAKFMVSAPCSECKGKRLKKEALSVTFEGLDITSLSQLPLKQLNLMFSSYADGSSPVLKKMSSKHPEQALAATTLASEIMARIQVLLDLGLGYLSLERSTPTLSPGELQRLRLANQVHSNLFGVIYVLDEPSAGLHPSDTEALLRAFQRLKSGGNSLFVVEHEIDVIHAADWIVDVGPLAGVNGGEVLYSGPPRGLLKVSESVTKNYLFGKHQFEQKTKRSASEWLQLRNLKRNNLDALDIDFPLGVFTSVTGISGSGKSTLVGQLLAGLVLKELGHESATDEDVPDLEDSVIEELQGEIKTGMSRIKRLVQIDQKPIGRTPRSNLATYTGLFDYVRKLFAETKLAKSRRYDAGRFSFNVSKGRCENCQGEGFVMVELLFLPSVYSPCPICQGTRFNAKTLEVKYKGKNISEVLKLTVDDALLFFDKEPQVMRSLSMLKEVGLGYIQLGQPATELSGGEAQRVKLATELQRISKGETLYILDEPTTGLHPSDVERLLSQLNKLVDAGNTVIMVEHDMKVIAESDWIIDMGPGAGDEGGKIVVTGTPEVVARHKKSLTSKYLQNFMGT; translated from the coding sequence ATGCAAGAATTAAAAGATCAGGGTTTCGTTAGAGTTCGCGGCGCTCGTGAGAACAATCTTAAAAATATCGATGTGGATATCCCACGGGATGCCTTGGTTGTCTTCACCGGTGTATCGGGCTCTGGTAAATCATCTCTCGCCTTTGGTACTCTCTATGCTGAGGCCCAGAGGAGATACCTCGAATCAGTTTCTCCATACGCCCGAAGATTATTCAACCAAATGTCTGAGCCCGACGTGGATGAAATCGATGGTCTTCCACCTGCAGTGGCCCTGCAACAGCAAAGAGGAACTCCTTCTACTCGCTCTTCGGTTGGAAGTGTGACTTCACTTTCAAATTTACTTCGTCTTCTCTATTCGAGGGCCGGAACTTATCCACCTAAACAAACTATCATTTATGCAGAAGGATTTTCTCCTAATACTCCCGAAGGAGCATGTCCAGTTTGTCATGGTCTAGGAAAGATCTACGATGCGACTGAAAAGTCCATGGTGTTGGATGACTCGCTCAGTATTCGCGAGAAGGCCATCGCTGCCTGGCCCACTGCCTGGGGAGGACAAAATCTGCGGGATATTCTTGTAACTCTGGGCTTTGATATTGATGTGCCTTGGAAAAAACTTTCTAAGAAGGACCGTGACTGGATTCTTTTCACCGATGAGACACCATCGGTGCCTGTGTATGCCGGCTTCAATGCAAAGGAAGTCAAAGTGGCCCTTCGCTCTAAAATGGAGCCGAGTTATTATGGAAATTTTGTCAGTGCCAAGAACTATGTTTTAAATACTTTTGCCACCACTCAAAGTCAGCTTATGAAGAAAAGAGTGGCGAAATTTATGGTGAGTGCTCCTTGCTCAGAGTGTAAAGGGAAGCGTTTAAAAAAAGAGGCCCTCTCAGTCACTTTTGAGGGTCTGGATATAACTTCACTCTCCCAGCTTCCCCTTAAACAATTGAATCTCATGTTCTCATCCTATGCTGATGGGTCTTCGCCTGTTTTGAAGAAAATGAGTTCTAAACATCCAGAACAAGCATTGGCCGCCACAACTTTGGCCAGTGAGATCATGGCAAGGATTCAAGTCCTACTTGATCTGGGACTTGGCTATTTGTCGCTAGAACGAAGTACCCCTACACTATCTCCTGGAGAACTTCAGAGACTAAGACTCGCCAACCAAGTGCACTCGAATCTTTTTGGGGTCATCTATGTTTTGGATGAACCTTCCGCAGGACTTCACCCTTCAGACACAGAAGCACTCCTGAGAGCGTTTCAGCGACTAAAATCAGGAGGCAATTCTTTGTTTGTAGTTGAACATGAAATAGATGTGATTCATGCGGCAGATTGGATCGTAGATGTTGGACCTCTGGCCGGAGTTAATGGCGGAGAAGTTCTTTACAGTGGCCCTCCTAGAGGACTCCTTAAAGTTTCAGAGTCAGTAACAAAGAACTATCTATTCGGAAAACACCAGTTCGAACAGAAGACAAAGCGTTCTGCAAGCGAATGGCTGCAACTCAGAAACCTTAAGCGCAATAATCTTGATGCTCTTGATATCGATTTTCCTCTCGGAGTTTTTACCAGCGTGACGGGAATCTCTGGTTCAGGAAAATCCACTCTCGTTGGACAACTCCTTGCGGGCCTGGTCTTAAAAGAATTGGGACACGAATCGGCCACAGATGAAGATGTTCCTGATCTTGAAGATTCGGTAATTGAAGAGCTACAAGGTGAAATTAAAACTGGCATGTCCCGAATTAAAAGACTCGTTCAAATTGACCAAAAACCCATTGGGAGAACTCCTCGTTCAAATCTAGCGACTTATACCGGACTTTTTGATTATGTTCGTAAACTTTTTGCGGAGACAAAACTCGCCAAATCCAGACGCTATGATGCGGGAAGATTTTCATTCAACGTTTCCAAAGGTCGTTGTGAAAATTGCCAAGGTGAAGGTTTTGTCATGGTAGAGTTACTGTTCCTTCCAAGTGTTTATAGTCCATGTCCCATTTGTCAGGGGACGCGGTTTAATGCAAAAACTCTTGAGGTAAAATATAAGGGCAAGAATATTTCAGAGGTCCTCAAGCTTACAGTCGATGATGCCCTTTTATTTTTTGATAAAGAACCTCAGGTCATGAGATCTCTATCCATGTTAAAAGAAGTTGGTCTTGGTTACATTCAGCTAGGTCAACCTGCTACAGAACTCTCAGGGGGTGAGGCCCAGCGGGTGAAGCTCGCGACTGAACTTCAAAGGATTTCCAAAGGTGAGACGCTCTATATTTTGGACGAGCCCACAACTGGCCTTCATCCCTCCGATGTGGAGAGACTTTTATCTCAACTGAATAAACTTGTGGACGCTGGCAATACGGTCATAATGGTTGAGCATGATATGAAGGTCATTGCTGAGAGTGATTGGATTATAGACATGGGACCTGGTGCTGGAGATGAGGGAGGAAAAATTGTGGTAACCGGCACTCCTGAAGTCGTGGCTCGTCATAAGAAAAGTTTGACCTCGAAGTATCTTCAGAATTTTATGGGGACTTAA
- a CDS encoding DNA alkylation repair protein produces MNAKSIIKDIKSYADPSRAKELQRYFKTGKGEYGEGDIFIGLTVPQTRSLARTHQQASLETIAELLKSPIHEIRLCALLILVQQFSKVLEEDQERIVRFYLRHKKYINNWDLVDLSAPSILGSYALRSHDYGLINKLIKSKRLWDRRIGMLSTFPFIKKGKVDIVYRFAIILMDDPEDLMHKAAGWMLRVAGKRDPERLLTFTQKNAKRMPRTMLRYAIEKFPPKKRKELLSL; encoded by the coding sequence ATGAATGCTAAGTCCATTATCAAAGACATCAAAAGTTATGCTGACCCTTCAAGGGCCAAAGAACTTCAACGTTACTTTAAAACTGGCAAAGGGGAATATGGAGAGGGAGATATTTTTATCGGCCTTACCGTTCCCCAAACCAGATCTTTGGCAAGAACTCATCAACAGGCATCTTTGGAAACAATAGCAGAATTATTGAAATCACCAATTCATGAAATAAGACTCTGTGCTCTTCTGATTCTGGTTCAGCAATTCAGCAAGGTCCTTGAGGAAGATCAAGAACGAATAGTCCGTTTTTATCTTCGTCACAAGAAGTATATCAATAATTGGGACTTGGTCGACTTGTCAGCACCTTCAATATTAGGTTCCTATGCTCTTCGCTCCCACGATTACGGCCTGATAAATAAGCTCATTAAGTCAAAACGTCTCTGGGACCGACGTATCGGGATGCTCTCGACTTTCCCTTTTATTAAAAAGGGCAAGGTCGACATCGTTTATCGGTTTGCTATTATCCTCATGGATGATCCGGAAGATCTCATGCATAAAGCAGCAGGGTGGATGCTCAGAGTGGCGGGTAAAAGAGATCCGGAAAGACTCCTCACATTCACTCAAAAAAATGCTAAGCGAATGCCCAGGACGATGCTGAGATACGCTATTGAAAAGTTCCCTCCTAAAAAAAGAAAGGAACTGTTAAGTCTTTAG
- a CDS encoding OmpA family protein, which produces MKSILASLLVLSILSVGCSSDSKNKKTMAGAGIGTAVGAGVGAILGKEKGAVIGAALGAGIGGYAGHRMDKQAAELEKIAETKRTEMGLVTKLKSDILFDTGKAELKANAQTNLKQMADIMKKYPENILNIKGYTDNTGKSTTNEKLSQSRADAVRQALIRDGMPANVISTEGMGPANPIASNNSADGRKKNRRVEIEITVDQSKVPKEKKQAQEEN; this is translated from the coding sequence ATGAAATCAATTCTAGCTTCCTTACTTGTTCTTTCAATTCTCTCCGTAGGATGTTCCAGCGATAGTAAAAATAAAAAGACCATGGCGGGTGCAGGAATTGGGACTGCAGTCGGCGCAGGAGTGGGGGCCATTTTAGGAAAAGAAAAAGGCGCAGTGATCGGGGCCGCATTGGGTGCCGGGATTGGTGGATATGCAGGACACAGAATGGACAAGCAGGCCGCAGAACTTGAAAAGATAGCCGAAACAAAACGCACTGAAATGGGACTCGTTACTAAACTCAAGAGTGATATTTTATTCGACACCGGCAAAGCAGAGTTAAAAGCAAATGCTCAAACGAATCTTAAACAGATGGCGGATATTATGAAAAAGTATCCGGAAAATATTCTCAACATCAAAGGCTATACAGACAACACTGGCAAATCCACAACAAACGAAAAATTATCTCAAAGTCGTGCAGACGCTGTTAGACAAGCGCTCATTAGAGATGGAATGCCTGCCAATGTCATTAGCACGGAAGGAATGGGACCAGCTAATCCCATCGCCAGTAATAACTCTGCCGATGGAAGAAAGAAAAATCGCCGAGTCGAGATTGAAATCACAGTGGATCAATCAAAGGTACCAAAAGAAAAGAAACAAGCTCAGGAAGAAAATTAA
- the ctlX gene encoding citrulline utilization hydrolase CtlX — translation MNASTIVMVRPLSFCSNPETSGSNSFQNTSSVESQSEIVARAQLEFDRFQNVLTDHGIKILKFEELAGQNTPDALFPNNWFCKLPDGRVFLFPMFAPNRRREFRQDVIDALEAKEVIDLRSYGERGLYLEGTGSLIFDHDFKIAYACLAPRTSPELLTVFSEQSGYRIVSFESVDKNGQQIYHTNVMMALGKKNVIINIESIRNPSELALLTKTFAETGKAIVDITHEQMENFDGNMLLLQNQNGVKFWICSTRAHDSLKTEQREQLSQEGKILHASLNTIETYGGGGARCLMGEVF, via the coding sequence ATGAATGCATCGACAATTGTCATGGTAAGGCCCCTCAGTTTTTGCTCAAATCCCGAGACCAGTGGGTCGAATAGTTTTCAAAATACTTCTTCTGTAGAGTCTCAATCAGAAATTGTGGCAAGGGCCCAACTAGAGTTTGATCGGTTTCAAAACGTTCTCACTGATCATGGAATAAAGATTTTGAAATTCGAAGAACTGGCCGGACAAAATACTCCTGATGCTTTGTTTCCCAACAATTGGTTTTGCAAATTGCCAGATGGACGAGTCTTTCTTTTCCCGATGTTTGCTCCAAATCGTCGCCGTGAATTCAGGCAAGACGTGATTGATGCATTAGAAGCAAAGGAAGTTATCGATCTACGGTCCTATGGAGAGAGAGGTCTTTATCTGGAAGGTACGGGAAGTCTAATTTTTGATCATGACTTTAAGATTGCCTATGCTTGTCTTGCTCCAAGAACGTCTCCGGAACTTCTAACCGTATTTTCGGAGCAGTCCGGATATCGAATTGTGTCCTTTGAGTCCGTGGACAAAAATGGACAGCAGATTTATCACACGAATGTGATGATGGCCTTGGGGAAGAAGAACGTTATTATCAACATAGAATCCATTCGCAATCCTTCAGAACTTGCTCTTCTGACGAAGACCTTTGCAGAAACGGGCAAAGCAATTGTTGATATCACCCACGAGCAAATGGAGAATTTTGATGGGAACATGCTCCTCCTTCAAAATCAGAATGGAGTGAAGTTTTGGATATGCTCAACCCGGGCCCATGATAGTTTAAAAACGGAACAGCGAGAGCAACTTTCTCAAGAAGGTAAAATCCTGCATGCATCTCTAAATACGATTGAAACCTATGGTGGCGGTGGTGCCCGTTGCCTCATGGGTGAGGTCTTTTAA
- a CDS encoding winged helix-turn-helix domain-containing protein has translation MIKVLLATNDSILERMLQVTLTINGLSVNSVADLDGITAQLRKDDYNILLLDRNFSDAGILVRREGFKLPVLALTKAPKASSVKDIEFLADPFDFPSLKLKMNGMLKKRFNLKERIIESGQLKIDVINQLATIKNEVINLGKVEFAILVSLSRKAGSIVTKEKLRSDLEAQGQFFNTAIYHHIKELKRKLKVATGQGLNIKFVTGEGYQLMNEG, from the coding sequence ATGATCAAGGTACTTTTAGCAACAAATGATTCTATTCTCGAGAGAATGCTTCAGGTAACTCTCACCATAAACGGTCTATCAGTCAACTCTGTGGCCGATTTGGATGGAATTACAGCTCAACTTAGAAAAGATGACTACAATATTCTTTTACTCGATAGAAACTTTTCAGATGCCGGCATTCTGGTAAGACGGGAAGGATTCAAACTACCAGTTCTTGCCCTGACCAAAGCGCCAAAAGCATCTAGCGTGAAGGACATCGAATTTCTGGCCGATCCATTCGACTTCCCTTCTCTGAAACTAAAAATGAATGGCATGTTGAAGAAACGTTTCAATTTGAAAGAGAGAATAATTGAATCCGGGCAGCTTAAAATTGACGTCATCAATCAACTCGCAACGATCAAGAACGAAGTGATCAATCTGGGTAAGGTTGAGTTTGCCATTCTGGTTTCGCTAAGTAGAAAAGCGGGGTCCATCGTTACAAAGGAAAAATTACGAAGTGATCTCGAGGCCCAAGGGCAGTTCTTTAATACCGCGATCTATCACCACATCAAAGAACTGAAACGAAAACTCAAAGTGGCAACAGGTCAGGGCCTTAATATTAAGTTCGTGACAGGAGAAGGTTATCAATTGATGAACGAAGGATGA
- a CDS encoding DUF192 domain-containing protein: MINKLIILLSLLTVLISCGGGGSGSSSSSSSSTPTQNTETPQSNPLKEVDLLSPNGDSIQTSIAYTKDDQLEGLQNVQDSEFAENEGKLFFYLNDSARTFWMPNTYFNLDIIYLDEEMKIIDIVWNMPHYTGDNNEDIPRAPTITSRHVLEMKAGSPISSSLEVGDTLKWNSTLTLDETESQIAERLGNE; this comes from the coding sequence ATGATCAATAAATTAATCATCCTACTATCTTTACTGACTGTTTTAATTTCTTGTGGAGGAGGAGGTTCCGGAAGCTCAAGCTCCTCTTCATCCAGTACTCCGACTCAAAACACTGAAACACCACAATCAAATCCCTTAAAGGAAGTTGACCTCCTTTCACCCAATGGCGACTCAATCCAGACAAGCATTGCATACACAAAGGATGATCAGCTGGAAGGGCTGCAAAATGTTCAGGACTCAGAATTTGCGGAGAACGAAGGGAAACTATTCTTTTATCTCAACGACAGCGCTCGAACTTTTTGGATGCCTAACACCTACTTCAATCTTGATATCATCTACCTTGATGAGGAGATGAAAATCATAGATATCGTCTGGAATATGCCTCATTACACTGGCGATAATAATGAAGACATTCCAAGGGCCCCCACAATCACTAGTCGTCACGTTCTTGAAATGAAGGCCGGCTCTCCTATTTCTTCGAGTCTTGAAGTTGGTGACACACTCAAGTGGAACTCAACACTCACCTTAGATGAGACAGAATCACAAATTGCTGAGAGATTAGGAAATGAATGA
- a CDS encoding dihydrofolate reductase family protein, protein MKTIYFAATSLDGYIADKNNSLEWLFQFGEPEGNVIENFVNSVGVLAMGSTTYMWLYDHLSKSKESWPYKVPSFVFTSKENLPLIDNADIRIVRGDVVPVHQKMSEIANGKTIWIMGGGELAGKFYDANLLDEMQLHVASTTIGGGAPLFPRLTNPPLILESVQQRGTGGVELTYKVPKH, encoded by the coding sequence ATGAAGACAATTTACTTCGCGGCAACAAGCCTGGATGGATACATCGCTGACAAAAATAATTCTCTTGAGTGGCTCTTTCAATTCGGCGAGCCGGAGGGCAATGTCATTGAAAATTTTGTGAATAGTGTTGGAGTCCTTGCCATGGGATCGACTACTTATATGTGGCTGTATGATCATCTCTCAAAGTCCAAAGAATCTTGGCCTTATAAAGTTCCGAGTTTTGTCTTTACCTCTAAAGAGAATCTTCCTTTGATTGATAACGCTGATATACGAATCGTAAGAGGTGATGTCGTTCCGGTTCATCAGAAAATGTCTGAAATTGCCAATGGCAAAACAATTTGGATCATGGGTGGGGGAGAACTCGCTGGAAAGTTTTATGATGCCAATCTCTTAGATGAAATGCAACTGCACGTGGCCTCTACCACAATTGGCGGTGGTGCTCCGCTGTTCCCTAGACTCACAAATCCACCTCTCATACTTGAATCAGTCCAACAAAGAGGCACTGGCGGAGTAGAGCTGACTTATAAAGTTCCTAAGCACTAA